A window of Candidatus Woesearchaeota archaeon contains these coding sequences:
- a CDS encoding DNA helicase UvrD yields MEIIADLHIHSKHSQATGKELDLTNLEKWAKVKGVDLLGTGDFTHPKWIEEIKGKLSEDGNGILKTAYGFPFILQTEISLIYTDMGKGRKIHNIVYAPDLDAASKITSYLLTKGRVDYDGRPIFGIPCDEFVESLKAIDSRIEIVPAHIWTPWFSLFGANSGYDKIKDCFKDMTKHIFALETGLSSDPAMNWRLSALDKYTLISNSDLHSYWPWRIGREANVFELKELRFDSVIKAIKTKAGFKETIEVDPAFGKYHWTGHRNCDINLSPKEALKHHNVCPKCGKNLTVGVEQRVEELADREEGYVLKEGVGFKRMIPLSDILSIVLKKAVATKTVWAEYNKLVSSGRSEYDVMRKVSFEGLRKLTDEKTAEAIIKNREGRITVKPGYDGVYGEPLLSEAEIEEKEKFKPKQRGLGEFF; encoded by the coding sequence ATGGAGATCATAGCGGACTTGCATATTCATTCCAAACACAGCCAGGCTACAGGCAAGGAATTAGATTTGACTAATTTAGAAAAATGGGCCAAGGTTAAGGGGGTTGATTTACTGGGGACAGGAGATTTTACACATCCAAAATGGATAGAAGAGATCAAGGGAAAGCTTAGTGAAGATGGAAATGGAATTTTAAAGACTGCCTATGGTTTTCCATTTATCTTACAGACAGAAATCTCATTGATATATACTGACATGGGGAAGGGGAGGAAGATACATAATATAGTTTATGCTCCTGACCTGGATGCGGCTTCGAAGATCACCTCTTATTTACTCACTAAAGGAAGAGTTGATTATGACGGCAGGCCAATATTCGGCATTCCGTGTGATGAGTTTGTTGAGAGTTTGAAAGCGATTGATTCCAGAATAGAGATCGTGCCTGCGCATATCTGGACCCCGTGGTTTAGTTTATTTGGAGCTAATTCTGGTTATGATAAGATCAAAGACTGCTTTAAAGATATGACTAAGCATATTTTTGCGTTGGAGACCGGTTTAAGTTCTGATCCTGCAATGAACTGGAGACTTTCTGCTTTGGATAAATATACTTTGATTTCAAATTCTGATCTGCATTCTTATTGGCCTTGGAGGATAGGAAGAGAAGCAAATGTATTTGAGCTGAAGGAATTGAGGTTTGATTCTGTTATTAAGGCTATAAAGACAAAGGCAGGGTTTAAGGAGACTATTGAGGTAGATCCTGCTTTTGGTAAGTACCATTGGACAGGGCATAGAAATTGTGACATTAATTTATCGCCTAAAGAAGCATTGAAGCACCATAATGTATGCCCTAAGTGCGGGAAGAATCTTACTGTCGGAGTCGAGCAGAGAGTTGAAGAGCTTGCTGACAGGGAGGAAGGTTATGTTTTGAAAGAAGGAGTTGGGTTTAAGAGGATGATTCCTTTGTCTGATATTCTCTCTATAGTCTTAAAAAAAGCTGTTGCCACTAAAACTGTTTGGGCTGAATACAATAAATTAGTCAGTTCAGGAAGGAGTGAATATGATGTTATGAGGAAGGTTAGCTTTGAAGGGCTAAGAAAATTGACAGATGAAAAGACTGCCGAGGCCATAATAAAAAACAGAGAGGGAAGGATAACGGTTAAGCCGGGCTATGACGGGGTTTATGGAGAGCCGCTGCTGTCAGAAGCTGAGATTGAAGAAAAGGAGAAGTTTAAGCCAAAGCAGAGGGGATTGGGTGAGTTTTTCTAG
- a CDS encoding glycosyltransferase → MHITSPQSSFGIAASLSCYRLGIPTVVSAHFGRRANPYASLAIKLKSLLPVMLAKHCSAVSDDARFLVKKDSQIIRPPVDIALFKIQNKDHFSYRDSDSPFILYPARINPSKGQADLFSAAHSLKNRGLKFQAAIAGHAADYSYLEKVKSMIGDYGLSDNVFVHEAIPYPDMPSAFASSDIIVFPTMEEFLGRIIIEASLCSVPNIAYASGGVREIISHNEDRHLSSARKHWGIGCFNRNALQFPRSCKISRPKSKG, encoded by the coding sequence GTGCACATCACATCTCCCCAGTCATCGTTTGGAATAGCAGCTTCATTATCATGCTATCGCCTTGGCATACCTACTGTTGTGAGCGCGCATTTTGGCAGGAGAGCCAATCCTTATGCAAGTCTTGCAATAAAGCTGAAAAGCCTTCTCCCCGTAATGCTTGCAAAACATTGCTCGGCAGTATCAGATGATGCCCGTTTTTTAGTAAAGAAAGACTCTCAGATAATAAGGCCGCCTGTAGATATAGCACTGTTTAAGATCCAAAACAAAGATCATTTTTCTTATAGGGATTCTGATTCGCCCTTCATACTCTATCCAGCAAGAATAAATCCCTCAAAGGGCCAGGCTGATTTGTTTAGTGCGGCACATTCTTTAAAAAACAGGGGCTTAAAATTTCAGGCTGCAATTGCAGGCCATGCTGCGGATTATTCTTATCTGGAGAAAGTCAAGAGCATGATAGGCGACTACGGCCTGTCAGATAATGTATTTGTTCATGAGGCAATTCCTTACCCGGATATGCCAAGCGCATTTGCAAGCAGCGATATAATCGTATTTCCTACCATGGAAGAGTTTCTCGGCAGGATAATTATTGAAGCCTCACTCTGCTCAGTGCCGAATATTGCCTACGCTTCAGGAGGCGTCAGGGAAATTATCAGCCATAATGAGGACAGGCATCTTAGTTCAGCCCGGAAACATTGGGGAATTGGCTGCTTCAATAGAAATGCTTTGCAATTCCCCCGATCTTGCAAAATCTCTCGGCCAAAAAGCAAGGGATAA
- a CDS encoding signal recognition particle protein, which translates to MVLDKLGNSLKNTLNKIAKSVFVNEKLINELIKDIQRALLQADVNVKLVFEFTSRIKERALKEETPAGLTKKEYLINIVYDELTEFLGGEGYKIEVNKKPFHIMLVGLFGSGKTTTAGKLARFFTKRGNKVCLLGLDVHRPAATEQIEQVGRQVNVPVFVKKEKDAVKVYDAFQSKLREYDIVIIDTAGRDALSADLIEEIESLNKTIKPEERLLVISADIGQAAQKQAQQFHDSCNITGVVATKMDGTAKAGGALSACAVTDAPIKFIGTGEKTDDLEEFRPKNFVGRLLGMGDLEALLEKAKEVISEEEAEDLGKKFLKGDFNLLDLYEQMQAMKKMGPLTKVTEMIPGFGQLKLPKDMLKTQEGKLDKWKTAMQSMTKEELEQPELMDASRIDRIANGAGLSTSAVRELIKQYRQSKKMMKMMKGSGDMNKMMKKFKGKMPKGFGM; encoded by the coding sequence ATGGTACTCGATAAATTAGGCAATTCACTGAAAAACACGCTGAACAAGATAGCTAAGTCTGTATTTGTCAATGAAAAGCTGATCAATGAATTAATCAAGGATATACAGAGGGCGCTGCTGCAGGCTGACGTGAATGTGAAGCTTGTGTTTGAATTTACGAGCAGGATAAAGGAAAGGGCGCTGAAGGAAGAGACTCCTGCAGGCCTGACAAAGAAAGAATACCTCATAAATATAGTCTATGATGAGCTTACTGAATTTCTTGGTGGGGAAGGGTATAAAATAGAGGTTAACAAGAAGCCATTCCATATAATGCTGGTAGGGCTTTTTGGAAGCGGAAAGACAACTACAGCAGGAAAATTAGCAAGGTTTTTTACGAAGCGCGGAAACAAGGTTTGCTTGCTGGGCCTTGACGTGCACAGGCCTGCAGCCACAGAACAGATAGAGCAGGTCGGCAGGCAGGTGAATGTTCCTGTCTTTGTAAAGAAAGAAAAAGATGCTGTGAAGGTTTATGATGCATTCCAAAGCAAGCTCAGGGAATATGATATTGTTATCATAGATACTGCCGGAAGGGATGCTTTATCTGCAGACTTGATAGAAGAGATTGAATCGCTGAACAAAACAATAAAGCCTGAAGAAAGGCTGCTGGTTATTTCTGCTGACATAGGGCAGGCAGCACAGAAGCAGGCGCAGCAATTTCATGATTCCTGCAATATAACAGGAGTCGTCGCTACTAAGATGGACGGTACGGCAAAGGCGGGGGGAGCTTTATCTGCATGCGCAGTCACGGATGCTCCTATAAAGTTTATAGGAACAGGAGAGAAGACAGATGATTTAGAGGAATTCAGGCCGAAAAACTTTGTGGGAAGATTACTGGGAATGGGCGACTTAGAGGCGCTGCTTGAAAAGGCAAAGGAAGTCATAAGCGAGGAGGAAGCAGAGGACCTAGGCAAGAAATTCCTGAAAGGAGATTTTAACCTGCTTGACCTATATGAACAGATGCAGGCTATGAAGAAAATGGGGCCGCTTACAAAAGTTACTGAGATGATTCCCGGCTTTGGCCAGCTTAAGCTTCCAAAAGATATGCTAAAGACGCAGGAAGGCAAGCTTGACAAATGGAAAACAGCGATGCAGAGCATGACCAAGGAAGAGCTGGAACAGCCTGAACTGATGGATGCCTCCAGAATAGACAGAATAGCCAACGGGGCCGGACTGAGCACTTCTGCTGTAAGAGAGCTTATAAAGCAGTACAGGCAGAGCAAGAAGATGATGAAGATGATGAAAGGAAGCGGCGACATGAACAAGATGATGAAGAAGTTCAAGGGAAAGATGCCAAAGGGGTTTGGGATGTGA
- a CDS encoding PKD domain-containing protein, whose translation MKKYALFVIFLMPLLVGSVTVLEYNETDYINIRPQAYDPDQDKLTYFFNPPLSSRGTWQTDYGDAGIYNTKVGVSDGRLLSYRNITLIINKKEVPPEIEIISPPEKNIFLKEGESIRFVITASDVNQDELKKAWFLDNNKVGEGSSLSYQADFYSQGNHTIEVIVSDSVNNVSEKWSIGVENFDRASLLESLGSFSVKETGTAKLDLPDFSQYSLHYNISQPLGNDGEWQTSYDDAGLYQIEIQLWDNRDFYAVKSIELLVEDVDRPPVPMKKDAYWVTENNELAISLNYSDPDNDWVSLKAYNLPEGASFTGRQIRWKPGFDVVRKTNIIDDIARKFHMMNRLFAVYVNASSNNLTTVQQLKIRVFDNNRPPRLEQLPEIVAEEGGIINYPLQASDPDNDSLSFSFDKFPSGKRISHGTAGTHIVKASVSDGFLEDSKFIRLIIEQVNQRPQLRPVLDKAVNENELLEIGLQASDPDNDELQYSASPMPEGAYFRANRFIWKPPYDTVSSSSDININFTVTDGNLTSAVQAAIKVRNVNRPPVITSSAQVDDETFNTGEEIALFANVFDPDNDNLTYTWKTGLFREFQSGSTVNLEYKSEGRKTVSLSVTDGEETVQRSWEFFIKEQPNISVYRLNQ comes from the coding sequence ATGAAAAAATATGCATTATTTGTAATTTTTTTAATGCCTTTGCTAGTTGGCTCTGTAACTGTATTGGAGTATAATGAGACAGATTACATCAACATAAGGCCTCAGGCGTATGACCCTGACCAGGATAAGCTGACTTATTTCTTCAATCCCCCATTATCCAGCAGGGGGACATGGCAGACAGATTACGGTGATGCAGGCATCTACAACACAAAAGTGGGCGTGTCAGACGGAAGGCTTCTCTCTTACCGGAACATCACCCTGATAATAAACAAGAAAGAAGTTCCCCCTGAAATAGAGATAATCTCACCCCCGGAAAAAAATATTTTCCTGAAGGAGGGCGAAAGTATCCGCTTTGTAATAACAGCCTCCGACGTAAACCAGGATGAGCTTAAGAAAGCCTGGTTTTTAGACAATAATAAAGTAGGAGAAGGCAGCTCGCTTTCCTATCAGGCCGATTTCTACAGCCAGGGCAACCACACCATAGAAGTTATTGTATCAGACAGCGTGAATAATGTTTCAGAGAAATGGTCAATAGGTGTTGAAAACTTTGACAGGGCATCGCTATTGGAAAGCCTGGGAAGCTTTTCAGTGAAGGAAACAGGCACAGCTAAGCTTGATTTACCTGATTTCAGCCAATACAGTCTCCATTACAATATCTCGCAGCCGCTGGGCAATGACGGCGAATGGCAGACATCCTATGATGATGCAGGGCTTTACCAGATTGAAATCCAGCTATGGGACAATAGGGATTTTTATGCTGTCAAAAGCATAGAACTCCTTGTTGAAGATGTAGACCGCCCGCCCGTGCCGATGAAAAAAGATGCTTATTGGGTTACAGAAAATAATGAGCTTGCTATCAGCCTGAATTATTCCGATCCAGATAATGACTGGGTAAGCCTCAAAGCATACAACCTTCCGGAGGGAGCTTCATTTACAGGCAGGCAGATAAGGTGGAAGCCCGGTTTTGACGTAGTTAGAAAAACGAACATTATAGACGATATTGCAAGAAAATTCCACATGATGAACCGCTTATTTGCAGTATATGTAAACGCATCCTCAAATAACCTAACCACAGTCCAGCAGCTTAAGATAAGGGTTTTTGACAATAACCGCCCACCGAGGCTGGAGCAGCTGCCCGAGATAGTTGCAGAGGAAGGGGGGATTATTAACTATCCGCTGCAGGCTTCAGATCCCGATAACGACAGCCTGTCGTTCTCTTTTGACAAGTTTCCGTCGGGAAAAAGGATCAGCCATGGCACAGCTGGCACACACATAGTAAAAGCATCTGTTTCGGACGGCTTTCTGGAGGACAGCAAATTCATTAGGCTGATAATAGAGCAGGTCAACCAAAGGCCGCAATTAAGGCCCGTGCTTGATAAGGCAGTGAACGAAAACGAGCTCCTGGAAATAGGGCTGCAGGCCTCAGATCCCGATAATGATGAACTGCAATATTCAGCTTCCCCGATGCCCGAAGGCGCATACTTCAGGGCAAATCGCTTTATCTGGAAGCCGCCGTATGATACAGTAAGCAGCAGCTCTGATATCAATATAAATTTCACTGTAACAGACGGCAATTTAACCTCTGCAGTCCAGGCAGCCATAAAAGTAAGGAATGTCAACCGGCCGCCTGTTATTACAAGCTCTGCCCAGGTTGACGATGAAACATTCAATACAGGCGAGGAAATCGCCCTTTTTGCCAATGTATTCGATCCTGATAATGATAACCTGACATATACATGGAAAACAGGCCTTTTCAGGGAATTCCAATCAGGCAGCACAGTAAATCTGGAATATAAGAGCGAAGGCAGGAAGACAGTCAGCCTTTCTGTAACCGACGGCGAAGAAACTGTGCAGAGGAGCTGGGAATTTTTCATTAAGGAGCAGCCTAACATCAGTGTATACAGGCTAAATCAGTAA
- a CDS encoding DUF4416 family protein, with protein MNNLLIAVMYQNRKSLDAAINILEQHFGPIKAKSKEYNFNFTNYYEKEFGKSLKKTILIFEKTIEKSDLPEIREKTGEIEQQLSMHSKRTVNIDPGSISGSELVLATKKAKPWKEHLGKGIYAHKILEFKYGNITAFKNTFADYKTKQNIDFFRKVINTANNS; from the coding sequence ATGAATAATTTGCTCATAGCAGTAATGTACCAAAACAGGAAATCATTGGATGCTGCTATCAATATTCTGGAACAGCATTTTGGCCCAATAAAAGCCAAATCCAAGGAATACAACTTCAACTTCACAAATTACTACGAAAAAGAATTCGGAAAATCCCTTAAAAAAACCATCCTAATCTTTGAAAAAACAATAGAAAAATCAGATTTGCCTGAAATAAGGGAAAAGACAGGGGAAATCGAACAGCAGTTAAGCATGCACAGCAAAAGGACAGTAAACATAGACCCTGGCAGTATATCCGGCAGTGAGTTGGTTTTGGCAACAAAAAAAGCAAAGCCGTGGAAAGAACATCTGGGAAAAGGCATCTATGCTCACAAAATTTTAGAGTTTAAATACGGAAATATAACTGCCTTTAAAAACACATTTGCAGATTACAAGACAAAACAGAACATAGATTTCTTTAGGAAAGTAATAAATACAGCCAACAATTCTTAA
- the dph5 gene encoding diphthine synthase: MALFMIGLGLADEKDISLRGLEALKKCEFIYFENYTSKLQCNAIDLEKLTGKEHNIADREFVEKGSDEMIEKAKGKNVAFMVIGDPMCATTHIDLYLRAKDRGVKVEMIHNASIISAIGEIGLEVYKYGKITSIPFHNKDVRAPVEVYEMNSKNGLHTLFLLDLDPKSKKFMSINEGAEYLIRNGISKDAAAVGCACIGSSDRVIRAAALGELGRHDLGSPPYCIVMPGKMHFIEEEALKLWKE, translated from the coding sequence ATGGCCTTATTTATGATAGGGCTTGGGCTGGCTGATGAGAAAGATATCAGCCTTAGAGGCCTTGAAGCCTTAAAAAAATGTGAATTTATTTATTTTGAAAATTATACTTCTAAGCTGCAGTGCAATGCTATTGATTTAGAGAAATTGACTGGTAAAGAGCATAATATAGCTGACAGAGAATTTGTGGAGAAAGGAAGCGATGAAATGATTGAGAAGGCCAAGGGAAAAAATGTTGCTTTTATGGTCATAGGAGACCCTATGTGCGCTACAACACATATTGACTTGTATCTTCGGGCGAAAGATAGGGGAGTGAAAGTGGAAATGATACACAATGCTTCCATCATTTCCGCTATTGGTGAGATTGGGCTGGAAGTATATAAGTATGGTAAGATTACTTCCATTCCTTTCCATAATAAGGATGTCAGGGCGCCTGTTGAAGTTTATGAAATGAATTCAAAGAATGGGCTGCATACTTTGTTTTTATTGGATTTAGACCCCAAAAGCAAAAAATTTATGAGCATAAATGAGGGAGCAGAATATCTTATCAGAAACGGAATTTCCAAGGATGCTGCTGCTGTCGGATGCGCCTGCATAGGCAGCAGCGATAGGGTAATTAGGGCTGCTGCTCTTGGCGAGCTGGGCAGGCATGATCTTGGCAGCCCCCCTTATTGCATTGTAATGCCGGGAAAAATGCATTTTATAGAGGAGGAAGCGCTGAAGCTTTGGAAAGAATAG
- the ftsZ gene encoding cell division protein FtsZ gives MDFIVESALKKSNEQQDTKASPRQACIKVFGSGGAGNNMVGWLYQKGVKGAEIIATNTDQQHLNMIDADRKFLIGQDITRGLGCGGFPEKGYEAAQESMQEIKECLKGSDMVFVCAGMGGGTGTGSAPVIAQAAKDTGAIVIGTVTMPFNIERARVDKAEFGLHKLRQVADTVIVIDNNKLVKIAGDLPIKQAFAVANELISTMLKGIVETIAVPSLVNLDYADVKAIMTNGGVAAIGVGASDTNNKVDEAVKGALSNPLLDISYKGATGALIHICGGPDMTLEEINRAGELITDSLDDEANVIWGARVDEEMKGRLTVMTIITGVKSPWILGKRKEAEPSPEMEELTEELGIQIVR, from the coding sequence ATGGATTTTATCGTTGAAAGCGCCTTAAAGAAATCGAATGAGCAGCAAGACACCAAAGCATCACCAAGGCAGGCCTGCATAAAGGTTTTCGGCTCTGGCGGGGCTGGCAATAATATGGTAGGATGGCTCTACCAGAAGGGCGTGAAAGGTGCTGAAATTATTGCCACAAATACAGACCAGCAGCATTTGAATATGATAGATGCTGACAGGAAGTTCCTTATAGGTCAGGATATCACCCGCGGTCTGGGCTGCGGCGGCTTTCCGGAAAAGGGCTACGAAGCAGCACAGGAAAGCATGCAGGAAATCAAGGAATGCCTGAAAGGGTCTGATATGGTGTTTGTCTGTGCAGGAATGGGCGGCGGCACAGGAACAGGCTCTGCTCCGGTAATAGCACAGGCAGCAAAAGATACAGGCGCTATAGTCATCGGCACAGTAACCATGCCCTTTAACATAGAGAGGGCAAGGGTAGACAAGGCAGAATTCGGGCTTCATAAGCTCAGGCAGGTCGCAGACACCGTAATAGTTATTGATAATAACAAGCTTGTCAAGATAGCTGGCGATTTGCCCATAAAGCAGGCATTTGCCGTGGCAAACGAGCTCATTTCAACAATGCTAAAGGGCATAGTAGAAACAATAGCAGTTCCTTCATTGGTTAATTTAGATTATGCGGATGTAAAGGCAATAATGACCAACGGCGGCGTAGCCGCAATAGGAGTGGGAGCATCAGATACCAATAACAAAGTAGATGAAGCAGTAAAAGGCGCGTTATCAAACCCACTTCTGGATATAAGCTATAAGGGAGCTACAGGCGCATTGATACACATCTGCGGAGGCCCCGATATGACATTAGAGGAGATTAACAGGGCAGGCGAGCTGATAACAGACAGCCTGGACGATGAAGCAAACGTCATATGGGGAGCCAGGGTTGACGAGGAAATGAAAGGCAGGCTGACTGTCATGACAATTATTACAGGGGTAAAAAGCCCGTGGATACTTGGGAAAAGAAAAGAGGCCGAGCCTTCCCCTGAGATGGAGGAGCTCACAGAAGAGCTCGGGATACAGATAGTAAGATGA
- a CDS encoding nitroreductase family protein has translation MHTMDFILNRRSVRKFKDKKVPWDNIVNIVNAALNAPTAGNIFNVKFIVVREKNNIDAISTACFNQKWISQAPCVIAVVAEPEHQKRYYGTRGEKLYTIQNTAACTMSMIIAAESLGLGSCWVGAFEEDRLRGVLGLPEQVDVHAILPIGFPDEKPKKQRKPWIKTVLYIEKWWGARKLPGYGYYSENVMKTTKQAGDAIKKVADKILGKENQKK, from the coding sequence ATGCACACGATGGATTTTATTTTGAACAGAAGATCTGTAAGGAAATTTAAAGATAAAAAAGTGCCCTGGGATAATATTGTCAATATTGTCAATGCTGCGCTGAATGCGCCCACAGCAGGCAATATCTTCAATGTAAAATTTATAGTTGTCAGGGAAAAAAACAACATTGATGCAATTTCCACGGCATGCTTCAACCAAAAATGGATTTCTCAAGCGCCCTGTGTTATTGCTGTTGTTGCTGAGCCTGAGCACCAGAAAAGGTATTACGGCACAAGGGGGGAAAAATTATACACTATCCAGAATACCGCGGCCTGCACCATGAGCATGATAATAGCAGCGGAGAGCCTTGGATTAGGAAGCTGCTGGGTGGGCGCTTTTGAAGAAGACAGGTTAAGGGGTGTTTTGGGGCTGCCTGAGCAGGTCGACGTACATGCTATCCTTCCGATAGGGTTTCCCGATGAAAAGCCCAAGAAGCAGAGAAAGCCCTGGATCAAGACAGTGCTTTACATTGAGAAATGGTGGGGCGCCAGGAAGCTTCCGGGATATGGCTATTATTCTGAGAATGTGATGAAGACCACAAAGCAAGCAGGCGATGCAATAAAGAAGGTTGCTGATAAGATTCTGGGCAAAGAAAATCAGAAAAAGTGA
- a CDS encoding ATP-dependent DNA ligase: MQYSDLVGVYNSLSSTSKRLEKTRILSELLKNLKPDEVTSVILLLQGRIFPSWDETKLGIASKLVVKAISKATGISPAKIGQDWKKTGDLGKTAQNMVKKKTQSTLTTNQLTVDKVFKNLKKLAGLEGIGSIDRKIQLIAELLTSAQPESARYIVRTLLQDLRVGVGEGSLRDAIVWAFFSKQCAIGINDAELEIGNREEYNKHVGAVQQAYDITNDFAVVAEIAKKSGLEGLLNQELLVGKPVKVMLALKANDAEEALERVGIPAEAEYKLDGFRIQVHKDKKCIRLFTRRLEDVSAQFPDIVKYVREHIKGNSFIIDSEAVGYSPKTGKYLPFQSISQRIKRKYNIEDMARKFPVELNIFDILYYEKKNLLKEPFSSRRKLLEKIVHGKEKQIVLVRKLITKDPKEVRKFFNESVKAGNEGLMLKNLNSPYKPGARVGHMVKLKATMENLDLVIIGAEWGEGKRAEWLSSYRLACRNEEGKLLQIGKVSTGLKEKEEQGLTFRKMTSLLNPLVISAKGREVKVRPEIIVEIAYEEIQKSPTYSSGFALRFPRIIRLRTEERSAEDITDLDYIEEIYYSQKK; the protein is encoded by the coding sequence ATGCAGTACAGCGATTTAGTTGGTGTTTATAATTCCCTTAGCTCCACCTCTAAAAGGCTGGAAAAAACCAGGATATTATCAGAGCTTTTGAAAAATTTAAAACCCGATGAAGTCACCAGCGTAATTCTTCTGCTTCAGGGAAGGATCTTTCCCTCCTGGGACGAAACAAAGCTTGGGATAGCCTCTAAATTGGTTGTAAAGGCAATCAGCAAGGCTACTGGCATTTCTCCGGCAAAGATAGGGCAGGACTGGAAAAAAACAGGCGATTTGGGCAAAACAGCGCAGAACATGGTAAAAAAGAAAACCCAATCAACACTCACAACTAACCAGCTTACAGTGGATAAGGTTTTCAAAAACCTAAAGAAACTGGCAGGCTTGGAAGGGATTGGCTCAATAGACAGGAAAATCCAGCTCATAGCAGAGCTGCTGACATCTGCACAGCCGGAAAGCGCAAGGTACATAGTAAGGACACTGCTGCAGGATTTGAGAGTCGGAGTAGGCGAGGGCAGCTTAAGGGATGCCATAGTCTGGGCTTTTTTTTCAAAGCAGTGTGCAATAGGCATCAATGACGCTGAGCTTGAGATAGGAAATCGGGAAGAATACAATAAGCATGTCGGCGCAGTGCAGCAGGCCTACGACATCACTAATGATTTTGCCGTTGTGGCAGAGATAGCAAAGAAATCAGGCCTGGAAGGATTGTTGAACCAGGAGCTTTTAGTCGGAAAGCCCGTAAAAGTGATGCTCGCTTTGAAGGCCAATGATGCTGAAGAGGCGCTTGAAAGGGTGGGCATTCCTGCAGAAGCAGAATACAAGTTAGATGGATTCAGAATCCAGGTTCATAAAGACAAAAAATGCATAAGGCTCTTTACCCGCAGATTAGAGGATGTTTCAGCGCAATTTCCAGACATAGTAAAATATGTCAGGGAGCATATCAAGGGAAATTCATTTATTATTGATTCAGAAGCAGTAGGCTATTCCCCAAAAACAGGGAAGTATCTCCCGTTCCAGAGCATCTCCCAAAGAATAAAGCGCAAATACAACATAGAGGACATGGCACGGAAATTTCCCGTGGAGCTGAACATATTTGATATATTATATTACGAAAAAAAGAATCTTCTGAAAGAGCCCTTCAGCAGCAGGAGAAAATTGCTGGAAAAAATTGTTCACGGGAAAGAGAAGCAGATAGTCCTGGTAAGGAAGCTGATAACAAAAGACCCGAAAGAAGTAAGGAAGTTCTTTAATGAATCCGTAAAAGCAGGCAACGAGGGATTAATGCTGAAAAACCTCAACTCCCCCTATAAGCCAGGCGCAAGGGTGGGCCACATGGTCAAGCTCAAAGCAACAATGGAAAACCTCGACTTAGTCATAATCGGGGCAGAATGGGGGGAAGGCAAAAGGGCAGAATGGCTTTCATCTTACAGGCTGGCGTGCAGGAACGAGGAAGGAAAATTGCTTCAAATCGGCAAGGTCTCCACAGGCCTGAAAGAAAAGGAAGAGCAGGGATTGACTTTCCGCAAGATGACCTCTTTGCTGAATCCCCTCGTTATTTCAGCAAAAGGCAGGGAAGTAAAGGTAAGGCCGGAAATCATAGTGGAAATAGCTTATGAGGAAATACAAAAGTCTCCGACTTATTCATCCGGTTTTGCGCTGAGGTTTCCGAGGATAATAAGATTAAGGACAGAAGAAAGAAGCGCCGAAGACATAACTGATTTGGATTATATCGAAGAGATCTACTACAGCCAAAAGAAATAA
- a CDS encoding DUF1844 domain-containing protein yields the protein MEEKRQDFSQHFIQLVIGLQSTAWMAMGKQMNPQTGKQEVNLDLARDSIDTLLMLREKTKGNLTETEKGILENAMQDLELNFIETSKKEGKPKVKKQTEEKDSKRYEAEKKKTGKQ from the coding sequence ATGGAAGAAAAAAGGCAGGATTTCAGCCAGCATTTCATCCAGCTGGTTATCGGCCTGCAGTCAACAGCATGGATGGCAATGGGCAAGCAGATGAATCCGCAAACAGGAAAACAGGAAGTTAACCTTGATCTGGCAAGAGACAGCATAGACACGTTGCTCATGCTCAGGGAGAAGACAAAAGGCAACCTGACCGAGACAGAAAAAGGCATTCTAGAAAATGCAATGCAGGATCTGGAGCTGAATTTTATTGAAACAAGCAAAAAGGAAGGGAAGCCAAAAGTGAAAAAACAAACAGAAGAAAAAGACAGCAAGAGATATGAAGCAGAAAAAAAGAAAACCGGCAAACAATAA